A part of Acidobacteriota bacterium genomic DNA contains:
- the truB gene encoding tRNA pseudouridine(55) synthase TruB, whose protein sequence is MGGKKEYSGLLLIDKPPGITSHQVVEFVRSSFPITKVGHLGTLDPFATGLLPLLLGRATRLSQFLMGRDKVYIADIRLGEARDTYDLAGEPISERREVSFKEERIKEALSRFQGRILQYPPPYSAKKVKGKKLYQYAAKGEEVEVKPKEVEIKEIELLRTEGSLITIRVHCSAGTYLRSIAHDLGQMLGVGGYLSSLRRIKFATYSVVEALPLLRAAVLARVGGLSPYLIPMEELLPEFPKVVVDELGRKRVLSGCDLGASLIVSPPQEDELDAPYFRLFDKRGELLALATRHTSEMSFFFHPKIVLG, encoded by the coding sequence ATGGGAGGGAAGAAGGAATATTCCGGGCTCCTCCTCATCGACAAGCCACCGGGGATAACCTCCCATCAGGTGGTGGAGTTTGTAAGGAGCAGCTTCCCGATAACCAAAGTGGGGCATTTGGGTACTCTTGATCCCTTTGCCACCGGTCTCCTTCCTCTACTTCTCGGTAGGGCGACCCGTCTTTCCCAGTTTCTTATGGGAAGGGATAAGGTTTACATCGCCGATATCCGGCTTGGCGAGGCGAGGGATACCTACGATCTCGCTGGAGAACCCATCTCGGAGAGGAGGGAGGTTTCGTTTAAAGAGGAAAGGATAAAGGAGGCGTTATCCCGGTTTCAAGGGAGGATCCTTCAATATCCCCCTCCCTATTCGGCGAAGAAGGTGAAGGGGAAAAAGCTCTATCAATACGCGGCCAAGGGGGAAGAGGTTGAAGTGAAGCCGAAGGAGGTGGAGATCAAGGAGATAGAGCTTCTCAGAACGGAGGGTTCCCTCATAACGATAAGGGTTCATTGCTCCGCCGGGACCTATCTTAGGAGCATCGCCCACGATCTGGGACAGATGCTTGGAGTAGGAGGGTATCTTTCCTCTCTCAGGCGGATCAAGTTCGCTACCTATTCGGTTGTGGAGGCACTTCCTCTCCTGCGGGCAGCGGTTCTCGCCCGGGTGGGAGGCCTTTCTCCTTACCTCATCCCGATGGAGGAACTTCTTCCCGAATTCCCCAAGGTGGTGGTGGATGAGTTGGGAAGGAAACGGGTTCTTTCCGGTTGTGATCTTGGGGCTTCGCTTATCGTCTCTCCTCCCCAGGAGGATGAGCTCGATGCTCCCTATTTTCGCCTCTTCGATAAGAGGGGGGAGCTCCTTGCCCTTGCCACCAGACATACTTCGGAAATGAGTTTCTTCTTTCACCCGAAGATCGTTTTAGGATGA